ggaactcctagttacaatttggggatttttttgtggctttttgttatatttagttactttatttcgtttacttgaatttttccggaaattagaaatttgaactgcacgtggtatgaataatggagtttaatgattcgaaaattgatagtcatgttagtgagtgttatgagaggccgtatccaggaacggacccgaaatttcggacatctcgttcacgaaacatgtccgcgaaattgcgtgtgaagtgtttataaattctataaaaagcaaacgaagtcctaaaatcatgaaacgtgttgagatgtcgtgatatcacatgtggaggctatgataaaaatttcagaagatttcgtgcacgttgtcacgtacgatgcttacaaaccaggacatctccctGCGCCCGCGCCGTCCGCAGCCCTGCGCCCCGCGCGCCGCCCggccgccgcgccgcccgcgccgcgccgcccgcgCGTCCCGCCCGGCCGCCGCGCCGACCGCGCGCCTGCGCCCGGCCCGCTCGCCTGCCCGCGCGCCGCGTTCCCCCGCGCGCTCTCCCTACGCGCCGCACGGCCCTTGTCCCCTGCGGACGCCCTTCCCCCGGCTAGCGCCGCCCGCGGCTTCGCGCCCTTCGCTCCCCGCGCATGCCCCCCTCCGGCCCTTCCCCCAGCCGCCGCCCCCCCGCTCGCCCCGCCCCCCCGCTTGCCCCCGGCCCCCCCTTCCCCCGGCCTCCTCCGCCCGACCCCCGGCCGCCCTCGCGCCCCGGCCGCGCCTTTTTTCCGGCCTTGCCCTGCCCCCGGCGCGCCCGTGGACCACCCCCCACTCATCCGTGCTCGACCCCGTCCCCGACTCCGCCGATCCCGACACAgcccgcccctaccccgtcgcccgtcaagtatgccttctcacttattattgttgaggtagtggtagttgtagtattattagttgtactagtggtagtattagtacaactagtggtagtattagtagtagaattagtggtagtagtagtagtagaagtagtggtagtagtagtagtacaactaatgatattagttgtagcaatagtggtagtagtagaagaaccaatggtagtagtagtagcaatagtgaaagtagtagtacaagtagtggtactacttggatatattcttctgcatggatggatatccaaactacatggcttctgttgagccatatgtgcttgtcggccatcgtgccgttgttttttgcaggttttggaaacctcaccgtgcaggggaggttctgccgaattttttgtaaataacagtattttgttccattt
This DNA window, taken from Miscanthus floridulus cultivar M001 chromosome 13, ASM1932011v1, whole genome shotgun sequence, encodes the following:
- the LOC136499515 gene encoding vegetative cell wall protein gp1-like, translated to MLTNQDISLRPRRPQPCAPRAARPPRRPRRAARASRPAAAPTARLRPARSPARAPRSPARSPYAPHGPCPLRTPFPRLAPPAASRPSLPAHAPLRPFPQPPPPRSPRPPACPRPPLPPASSARPPAALAPRPRLFSGLALPPARPWTTPHSSVLDPVPDSADPDTARPYPVARQVCLLTYYC